A segment of the Trifolium pratense cultivar HEN17-A07 linkage group LG7, ARS_RC_1.1, whole genome shotgun sequence genome:
TCAATATCGTCTTTTGTAAAAGCCTGTTACATGCATAtgatgaaatattaattaacggttcttgattaatgaaaaaaGTGGAactataatttattaaaatgacaaataaGTATACTAAATTACAAACCTGAATCGTAGGTGATTGAGATATTGCACAAAGTTCTTCCTCAATTATATTGATGGTTTCAATGTCTTTGAATGTACTCTATCAAAGTTGAAATTTACGAAAATTAAATCTCAAGAAACAAAAATTTTGATGTAATAAGATCTCTTATCCATcatataatttgaaattttttacctCTGCAATAGGAAGTTGTTCCTCAATTTTGGCAATCAAATCTGGACTATCCTTACACATGACAACAGATCCCATCCCACCCCATCCAATTTGCCACTTAACTCTAACTGCAAATTTCCGTTCCATGATAGCATCAAAATGGCGAGGATATTCCTGCTGGTCACCGTAACCATTCTGCATATAAAGAGAGTATTTGCATTGATCAGACAATGTTAATAACAAAACAATTTGATGCTtatgaaaactaaaatatataatgaaccTTCTTTTCTTGTTCAAGTAGAGTCTTTGCAGTTAGGCCAACCATCTCATCAAGAGTATTGTCCCAAAAAACAAACTTGGCTGTATCGTCACCATCGTATACTTCAACATCCAACTTGTACCTTGCAGTTTAAGTAACATTGTTCAAACTCTAAATGAATTAATCGTATTCAGTTTAAAAGGTAttggaataaaatatattgtaaaTTATTACTTGACTCTAGGATCATTTGTGGTGTGTGACTTTCGGCATACAAAGGGGAGTTCAGATCCTTCACATTTTAAGGAGCAGTCATTTGTACCATCATTGCAAGCATAAAAAAACCAACCTCCATTTGACACCCTAATGTGTGAAGTGTTCACTACAGTAACACAAACTGCATCCTGTAATTTTGGGTAATCAGTGAAAAGGTAAATCAATAATGAACAAACTTTAAACATACTTCGAATGTTAATGCATacctttttaagttttttaatagCTCCCAATGAAAGAACTTGGGCATTTCTCATGAAGTTTTCATCAGTATTGTATTGAGTACCAGCATAACTTTGGGTGTATAATTGTGTAGAAGTTGAAAAAGACCTGTTTTGCGACGCATAAACAGTTTCCTTGGGCAAGCTGCATATGAAAAACCAGTTATTATAACTGAAAATCAATAATTGGGACCACTTTGTGAGGTTTCAACAGAATACTATAAATAACCTGGCAcgaaatttttctatttcagGTATCGATGTATCAAATAGAATCTTAGTTCCATTCCACACATTTGTTAATTGCAAGGGGTATGATCCTACAATGTTATCCAGTGTGATAATTGTTAGAGAAACACAGCTATAATACTGTGGACATTGAGAATAACATTAGACAATTTATCACAGACCTTGTGCTTCTCTGACTCGAACATGTCTCATAATGATGACACATGGATCATTATTAGATCGTTGGTTGTAACCATTGATAAATTGGTCAGATACTAAATCCCACAGAGTACAATCAAGTTCCTTatcactacaaacataaaacaacaaataattaTCATAGTTAGGTTAACTGAACTGTATGTGAAACGGTTTAATACAATACCGCTGATCTTTGATGGTAAAAGCGACATTAGCTTTCCTTGTTGTAGTTGCAGTAACAATCTTCCCAATAGAGTTAACAACTCCTATAGCATCTAAGTCAGAAAACAGCATACATATAAGATTTGTAGACAATTATAATATGAAACTATAGGTTCAACTATGTTGTTAACCAATTGTCTTACCAACTAACAGATCAGTGCGAAAAGTCCCATTAGAGATCTCTTCAAAATCCTTGAagtaaaaatgtgtttttggtaTTTCTGGAATTTCAACTGCAGTAACTCTTGTTGCACCAACAAATATTAATCGAAATTTGTGAGGAGTCATCTTATATTGTGAATCATTATCTGCAACCCTAAAATTACGCATAGAATACGTCTGGCCTTGTGCAAGTTGTTCTTTCCACTTCTCAATATCATCAGTCATCACAGTCGCTTGGATAGTATATCCCTATAACAAattaaaaggcaattggtatatacctaaaaaaactaataaccATTATTCATTAAGATGGATAATATGAGGAAAGGAAGCTACCTTTATATCCCTGAGCAACATTTCCATTATCACTTCAGATTCTCCTTTCGACACAATCCACATGtcatccaaaatcacccctagTCTCcatatttctttcttcttggtAACATCTTTAACAGCATCATAATCATACTCAATAGGCTTCTTTTCCTGCATATACATACTCTAGAGTTAAAATTGCCACAAAGAGATGCATATTCCAACCAAAATAGATATATACAAAGTctactataaatatataagcTAACCTTATTGTCTTGAAGCATTTGGGTATCTTGAGATTTCTGAGGTACATTATGAACAAACTTCATCAAAAATATACTAATAAATGCATGGTGAACAAACCTTACTGAATCgtaataaacaaatataatgaGTACCTCTTGGTTTTCTGCCAAAACCTTTATGCCATCGTTGATTTCAGTCACCTGAGATATCTGCATTCAGTTATCAAGAAACTTCATCAAGTTGTGGTTAtagtcaacatttttttaaccaaCTTCAATATAAATAGATAATCTAACCTTGGTGTCACGATCCATTTGGGTCTCTTGAGATATCTGAAATACATTATGAAGAaacttcataaaaaatatatacattatgAACAAACTTTAATTATGTATGATGATTATTAAGTTTCATGAGTACCTCTTGATGTTCTATAGGTTCAGCAGTTAGTTTCTTCTGAAATTTCCAGTTAAAAGATTATGAAGATACATAAAGTTACTCTTGATATAATTTAAGTAATGGAAGGTAAATGATTGTTGCATAAAATATCCATACCTTTTTGTTAACCTCCATTGAAACAGAACCTTGAGGTGAATTCTAAACAAATCGAACGCAACATTACAGAGTTAAGAACAAACAATGTCTATTTGCAACTACGTGCGCGTTAATAATTTACAACCAAACatcaaaatttttatttatacctTTTTGTTAACCTCCATTGAAACAGATCCTTGCGgtaaattctaaaaaaatcaaacacaacattaaaaaattaaaaacaacctatttttattttcaacaacGTGCGCGTTAATTATTTACAACACACAACCAACTTTTTTAATATGTTCACCTTTTTTTCAACCTCCATTGTAGTTGATCCAAGTTTTGATTTCTAAAATGTCCAAAGGAAAACCATCAAAACTAAAAGTTGATGTTCATGGAGACATAGATTGTTAACAATACTCACCCAAAATCTCatataaaaccataaaaacttaAACTTCCTTTGATACAAACTTGTATTGTTCATGAATATGTACAAAATTGTAGAATCATCATTGATACTTCAAATCATCTTCGAATAGTTggacaaaaaagagaaaaacttaAACTTTACGTTCATACACACATTTATGGATTATGTCTATAACAACAAACACCATAACTGGAAAAAACACCATAAAAACATAAACTTTGTGTTGATACCCACATGTATTCTTCATGTATAAAACCAAAATGGTATCAT
Coding sequences within it:
- the LOC123894780 gene encoding uncharacterized protein LOC123894780 isoform X2, which translates into the protein MDQIKKKSKLGSTTLEVEKKKSKLGSTTMEVEKKNLPQGSVSMEVNKKNSPQGSVSMEVNKKKKLTAEPIEHQEISQETQMDRDTKISQVTEINDGIKVLAENQEKSQDTQMLQDNKEKKPIEYDYDAVKDVTKKKEIWRLGVILDDMWIVSKGESEVIMEMLLRDIKGYTIQATVMTDDIEKWKEQLAQGQTYSMRNFRVADNDSQYKMTPHKFRLIFVGATRVTAVEIPEIPKTHFYFKDFEEISNGTFRTDLLVDAIGVVNSIGKIVTATTTRKANVAFTIKDQRDKELDCTLWDLVSDQFINGYNQRSNNDPCVIIMRHVRVREAQGSYPLQLTNVWNGTKILFDTSIPEIEKFRASLPKETVYASQNRSFSTSTQLYTQSYAGTQYNTDENFMRNAQVLSLGAIKKLKKDAVCVTVVNTSHIRVSNGGWFFYACNDGTNDCSLKCEGSELPFVCRKSHTTNDPRVKYKLDVEVYDGDDTAKFVFWDNTLDEMVGLTAKTLLEQEKKNGYGDQQEYPRHFDAIMERKFAVRVKWQIGWGGMGSVVMCKDSPDLIAKIEEQLPIAESTFKDIETINIIEEELCAISQSPTIQAFTKDDIEKFAHLDDGILSTPNVSASSENDISPSSQKTPAKRTAAKEQPVESLNLDCQASSTRSGKLIKKEKI
- the LOC123894780 gene encoding uncharacterized protein LOC123894780 isoform X1; the encoded protein is MDQIKKKSKLGSTTLEVEKKKSKLGSTTMEVEKKNLPQGSVSMEVNKKNSPQGSVSMEVNKKKKLTAEPIEHQEISQETQMDRDTKISQVTEINDGIKVLAENQEFVHNVPQKSQDTQMLQDNKEKKPIEYDYDAVKDVTKKKEIWRLGVILDDMWIVSKGESEVIMEMLLRDIKGYTIQATVMTDDIEKWKEQLAQGQTYSMRNFRVADNDSQYKMTPHKFRLIFVGATRVTAVEIPEIPKTHFYFKDFEEISNGTFRTDLLVDAIGVVNSIGKIVTATTTRKANVAFTIKDQRDKELDCTLWDLVSDQFINGYNQRSNNDPCVIIMRHVRVREAQGSYPLQLTNVWNGTKILFDTSIPEIEKFRASLPKETVYASQNRSFSTSTQLYTQSYAGTQYNTDENFMRNAQVLSLGAIKKLKKDAVCVTVVNTSHIRVSNGGWFFYACNDGTNDCSLKCEGSELPFVCRKSHTTNDPRVKYKLDVEVYDGDDTAKFVFWDNTLDEMVGLTAKTLLEQEKKNGYGDQQEYPRHFDAIMERKFAVRVKWQIGWGGMGSVVMCKDSPDLIAKIEEQLPIAESTFKDIETINIIEEELCAISQSPTIQAFTKDDIEKFAHLDDGILSTPNVSASSENDISPSSQKTPAKRTAAKEQPVESLNLDCQASSTRSGKLIKKEKI
- the LOC123894780 gene encoding uncharacterized protein LOC123894780 isoform X3, with protein sequence MDQIKKKSKLGSTTLEVEKKNLPQGSVSMEVNKKNSPQGSVSMEVNKKKKLTAEPIEHQEISQETQMDRDTKISQVTEINDGIKVLAENQEFVHNVPQKSQDTQMLQDNKEKKPIEYDYDAVKDVTKKKEIWRLGVILDDMWIVSKGESEVIMEMLLRDIKGYTIQATVMTDDIEKWKEQLAQGQTYSMRNFRVADNDSQYKMTPHKFRLIFVGATRVTAVEIPEIPKTHFYFKDFEEISNGTFRTDLLVDAIGVVNSIGKIVTATTTRKANVAFTIKDQRDKELDCTLWDLVSDQFINGYNQRSNNDPCVIIMRHVRVREAQGSYPLQLTNVWNGTKILFDTSIPEIEKFRASLPKETVYASQNRSFSTSTQLYTQSYAGTQYNTDENFMRNAQVLSLGAIKKLKKDAVCVTVVNTSHIRVSNGGWFFYACNDGTNDCSLKCEGSELPFVCRKSHTTNDPRVKYKLDVEVYDGDDTAKFVFWDNTLDEMVGLTAKTLLEQEKKNGYGDQQEYPRHFDAIMERKFAVRVKWQIGWGGMGSVVMCKDSPDLIAKIEEQLPIAESTFKDIETINIIEEELCAISQSPTIQAFTKDDIEKFAHLDDGILSTPNVSASSENDISPSSQKTPAKRTAAKEQPVESLNLDCQASSTRSGKLIKKEKI
- the LOC123894780 gene encoding uncharacterized protein LOC123894780 isoform X4 — encoded protein: MDQIKKKSKLGSTTLEVEKKKSKLGSTTMEVEKKNLPQGSVSMEVNKKKKLTAEPIEHQEISQETQMDRDTKISQVTEINDGIKVLAENQEFVHNVPQKSQDTQMLQDNKEKKPIEYDYDAVKDVTKKKEIWRLGVILDDMWIVSKGESEVIMEMLLRDIKGYTIQATVMTDDIEKWKEQLAQGQTYSMRNFRVADNDSQYKMTPHKFRLIFVGATRVTAVEIPEIPKTHFYFKDFEEISNGTFRTDLLVDAIGVVNSIGKIVTATTTRKANVAFTIKDQRDKELDCTLWDLVSDQFINGYNQRSNNDPCVIIMRHVRVREAQGSYPLQLTNVWNGTKILFDTSIPEIEKFRASLPKETVYASQNRSFSTSTQLYTQSYAGTQYNTDENFMRNAQVLSLGAIKKLKKDAVCVTVVNTSHIRVSNGGWFFYACNDGTNDCSLKCEGSELPFVCRKSHTTNDPRVKYKLDVEVYDGDDTAKFVFWDNTLDEMVGLTAKTLLEQEKKNGYGDQQEYPRHFDAIMERKFAVRVKWQIGWGGMGSVVMCKDSPDLIAKIEEQLPIAESTFKDIETINIIEEELCAISQSPTIQAFTKDDIEKFAHLDDGILSTPNVSASSENDISPSSQKTPAKRTAAKEQPVESLNLDCQASSTRSGKLIKKEKI